The Haloplanus sp. CK5-1 genome contains a region encoding:
- a CDS encoding homoserine kinase, translating to MVTVRAPATSANLGSGFDVFGAALDRPADVVRVEKADRTTIDVTGYGSEFIPEDPDNNTVGAVADALDAPAHIRIDKGIRPSSGLGSSGASAAAAALALNELYDRGLTRKELVPIAGKGEATVSGEVHLDNVAPALLGGFTVATGRDVTTVDADIPLVACLPEIAISTRDARDVVPAGATMEQLVYTVGRAATLTTGMCRDDPRLVGKGMHDRLVTPARADLISGYDNVREAALSAGATGVTVSGAGPGVLAACYPGDRTEIAAAMIEGFDDAGVDARAYQTKIGRGATLY from the coding sequence ATGGTTACGGTCAGGGCTCCCGCAACGAGTGCGAACCTCGGCAGCGGGTTCGACGTCTTCGGCGCGGCCCTCGACCGACCGGCGGACGTCGTCCGCGTCGAGAAGGCTGACCGGACGACTATCGACGTGACGGGCTACGGCAGCGAGTTCATCCCGGAGGACCCGGACAACAACACCGTCGGCGCGGTGGCCGACGCCCTCGACGCCCCGGCTCACATCCGGATCGACAAGGGGATCCGTCCCTCCTCCGGGTTGGGTTCTTCGGGTGCCAGCGCTGCCGCCGCCGCACTCGCCCTGAACGAACTGTACGACCGTGGGCTCACGCGAAAGGAACTCGTGCCCATCGCGGGGAAAGGCGAGGCGACCGTCTCCGGCGAGGTCCACCTCGACAACGTCGCGCCCGCCCTCCTCGGCGGGTTCACGGTGGCGACCGGCCGGGACGTGACCACCGTCGACGCTGACATCCCCCTCGTCGCCTGTCTCCCCGAAATCGCCATTTCGACGCGTGATGCCCGCGACGTCGTCCCTGCGGGGGCGACGATGGAACAACTCGTCTACACCGTCGGTCGCGCGGCCACGCTCACGACGGGCATGTGTCGGGACGACCCCCGTCTCGTCGGCAAGGGGATGCACGACCGCCTCGTCACGCCGGCGCGGGCCGACCTCATCTCCGGCTACGACAACGTCCGCGAGGCGGCGCTCTCGGCGGGCGCGACCGGCGTCACCGTCAGCGGCGCCGGGCCGGGCGTCCTCGCCGCCTGTTACCCCGGCGACCGCACGGAGATCGCGGCCGCCATGATCGAGGGGTTCGACGACGCCGGCGTCGACGCGCGGGCCTATCAGACGAAGATCGGTCGCGGCGCGACGCTGTACTGA
- the carA gene encoding glutamine-hydrolyzing carbamoyl-phosphate synthase small subunit, translating to MSDAYLALEDGRVVEARGRVPGRSRGELVFTTAYTGYEESLTDPSYEEQVLTFSYPLVGNYGVRSERFESDRVHPRAAIAREFTEEVVEWLDEEGVPAIDHLDTRDLVTSIREEGAMKCGLAVGPDATPEAAREELAACKGMSEHTDIGAQVSVDDPLVYEGGDAATVALIDCGAKGSITESLLDRDATVHVLPYDATSEDVAAVDSDVLFISNGPGDPENFEAAENLVAEFLGDLPIAGICLGQQVVANALGGSTEKMDFGHRGVNQPVRDLDTDRVVMTTQNHGYTVGDPGGRLDVTQVNVNDGTAEGLENDDLGVLTRQYHPEAHPGPNDSLDFFDDVLDLVETDTTVATSD from the coding sequence ATGTCGGACGCCTATCTCGCCCTGGAAGACGGCCGCGTCGTCGAGGCGCGTGGTCGTGTTCCGGGCCGGAGCCGTGGTGAACTGGTCTTCACGACCGCCTACACCGGATACGAGGAGAGCCTGACCGATCCCTCCTACGAGGAGCAGGTGCTCACCTTCTCCTACCCGCTCGTCGGGAACTACGGCGTCCGATCCGAGCGATTCGAGTCCGACCGGGTCCATCCTCGCGCAGCCATCGCCCGCGAGTTCACCGAGGAGGTCGTCGAGTGGCTCGACGAGGAGGGCGTCCCCGCCATCGACCACCTCGACACCCGTGACCTCGTCACCTCGATCCGCGAGGAGGGGGCGATGAAGTGCGGGCTCGCGGTCGGTCCCGACGCGACCCCCGAGGCCGCTCGGGAGGAACTCGCGGCCTGCAAGGGGATGAGCGAGCACACGGACATCGGCGCGCAGGTGAGCGTCGACGACCCCCTCGTCTACGAGGGTGGCGACGCCGCGACCGTCGCGTTGATCGACTGCGGTGCGAAAGGCTCGATCACCGAGTCCCTCCTCGACCGCGACGCCACCGTCCACGTCCTGCCCTACGACGCGACGTCCGAAGACGTCGCGGCCGTCGACTCCGACGTCCTCTTCATCTCGAACGGCCCCGGCGACCCCGAGAACTTCGAGGCCGCCGAGAACCTGGTCGCCGAGTTCCTCGGTGACCTCCCCATCGCGGGCATCTGCCTCGGTCAACAGGTCGTCGCCAACGCCCTCGGCGGTAGCACCGAGAAGATGGACTTCGGGCACCGCGGCGTCAACCAGCCCGTCCGCGACCTCGACACCGACCGGGTCGTCATGACGACCCAGAACCACGGCTACACCGTGGGCGACCCGGGCGGGCGCCTCGACGTGACGCAGGTGAACGTCAACGACGGCACCGCCGAAGGCCTCGAAAACGACGACCTCGGCGTGCTCACCCGCCAGTACCACCCCGAGGCCCACCCCGGCCCCAACGACTCGCTCGACTTCTTCGACGACGTCCTCGATCTGGTGGAGACCGATACGACGGTCGCCACTTCCGACTGA
- a CDS encoding Lrp/AsnC family transcriptional regulator: MDDLDRRILSILRRDSRAPYTEIADRVDTSEGTVRNRVERLVDEGIIERFTVATHTGNVKAMVEVSVAVDVDTTAVSGRLAEWDEVDFVWQVSGEEDIVMVVDAADTSAVNELITKTRGLDEVENTKTRLILDERLG, encoded by the coding sequence ATGGACGATCTGGACCGGCGAATCCTGAGCATCCTCCGGCGGGATTCGCGGGCACCGTACACCGAAATCGCGGATCGGGTCGACACCTCCGAAGGGACGGTCCGGAACCGGGTCGAACGGCTGGTCGACGAGGGGATAATCGAGCGGTTCACCGTGGCGACACACACGGGAAACGTCAAGGCGATGGTGGAGGTGTCGGTCGCAGTCGACGTCGACACCACGGCGGTCTCCGGTCGCCTCGCCGAGTGGGACGAGGTAGACTTCGTCTGGCAGGTCTCCGGCGAGGAGGACATCGTCATGGTCGTCGACGCAGCCGACACGAGTGCCGTCAACGAACTCATCACGAAGACGCGGGGACTGGACGAGGTGGAGAACACGAAGACGCGACTCATCCTCGACGAGCGACTCGGCTGA
- a CDS encoding DUF5778 family protein, whose product MNESDVLDEDLYRRTKALLEPGEIDLSGAIVHTELTGQEDLEMHELTVELNEVIAAHAGKGETYIYAGNDDTDFSSNQFQGLTVEDDTFVWECQQLLREGTFDIVFYYEADVDQAALVEAIRERGYEVTSVVLDDDEMTATRESE is encoded by the coding sequence ATGAACGAGTCCGACGTACTCGACGAGGACCTCTACCGACGGACGAAGGCGTTGCTCGAACCCGGCGAGATCGACCTGTCCGGCGCGATCGTCCACACGGAGCTCACGGGACAGGAGGACCTCGAGATGCACGAACTCACCGTCGAACTCAACGAGGTGATCGCGGCCCACGCCGGCAAGGGGGAGACGTACATCTACGCCGGCAACGACGACACCGACTTCTCCTCGAACCAGTTCCAGGGGCTGACCGTCGAGGACGACACGTTCGTCTGGGAGTGTCAGCAACTCCTCCGGGAGGGCACCTTCGACATCGTGTTCTACTACGAGGCCGACGTGGACCAAGCGGCGCTGGTCGAGGCTATCCGGGAACGCGGGTACGAGGTGACGAGTGTCGTCCTCGACGACGACGAGATGACGGCGACGCGGGAGTCGGAGTGA
- the hemA gene encoding glutamyl-tRNA reductase yields the protein MKTGVIHGVSVSHQRATVDEIESVVDDDATTVVRDLLANDGVDEAFAIRTCNRVEAYVVTDDATTGRAVLSSFASSVRNGAVRKMDHEPSLRHLMRVAAGLESLVLGEDQIIGQLRTAFEEARGIGGIGPILEPAITKAIHVGERARTETTINEGVVSLGSAAVELASRECDLDGATALVVGAGEMGQLAARAFDDTGIEDLVVANRTVSRAANLSEEVRTAATAVGLEDAPTAAERADVLVTATDSPDHVLDRSDLDGVGPTLVIDLGQPRDVDPTVTSIDAVDAFDIDSLETITDETRERRQEAAQRVEEMIDEELDRLLDSFKRQQADEAIGTMYESAEMVKEREVRTAISRLESQGGLTDEQRETIGSLADALVGQLLAAPTKSLRDAAAEDDWTTIQTALELFDPEFGADRSTPPETDGPREGMDMDRDDIPQHVLERLGKE from the coding sequence GTGAAGACGGGTGTCATCCACGGAGTATCCGTCTCCCACCAGCGAGCGACCGTCGACGAAATCGAGTCGGTCGTCGACGACGACGCGACGACCGTGGTTCGTGATCTCCTCGCGAACGACGGGGTCGACGAGGCCTTCGCGATCCGAACCTGCAACAGGGTAGAGGCGTACGTCGTCACCGACGACGCGACGACCGGACGAGCGGTGCTCTCGTCGTTCGCCTCGTCGGTCCGCAACGGCGCGGTCCGGAAGATGGACCACGAACCCAGCCTCCGGCACCTGATGCGGGTCGCTGCGGGGCTGGAGTCGCTCGTCCTCGGCGAGGATCAGATCATCGGCCAACTCCGCACGGCGTTCGAGGAGGCGCGGGGCATCGGCGGTATCGGGCCGATACTCGAACCGGCGATCACGAAGGCGATACACGTGGGGGAGCGCGCCCGGACCGAGACGACGATCAACGAGGGTGTCGTGTCGCTGGGGAGCGCCGCGGTCGAACTCGCCTCGCGGGAGTGTGACCTCGACGGCGCGACCGCGCTCGTCGTCGGCGCGGGAGAGATGGGTCAACTCGCCGCCCGCGCGTTCGACGACACGGGGATCGAGGACCTCGTGGTCGCGAACCGGACGGTCTCGAGGGCCGCCAACCTCAGCGAAGAGGTACGGACGGCGGCGACGGCCGTCGGACTCGAGGACGCACCCACGGCCGCGGAGCGGGCGGACGTACTCGTCACCGCCACCGACAGCCCGGACCACGTCCTCGACCGGTCGGACCTCGACGGGGTCGGTCCGACGCTCGTCATCGACCTCGGCCAGCCACGGGACGTCGATCCGACGGTCACGAGTATCGACGCCGTCGACGCCTTCGACATCGACTCGCTGGAGACGATCACCGACGAGACGCGGGAGCGACGTCAGGAGGCCGCCCAACGGGTCGAGGAGATGATCGACGAGGAACTCGACCGCCTGCTCGACTCGTTCAAGCGCCAGCAGGCCGACGAAGCCATCGGGACGATGTACGAGAGCGCCGAGATGGTCAAGGAGCGCGAGGTCAGAACCGCCATCTCGCGGCTCGAATCGCAGGGCGGGCTGACCGACGAGCAACGGGAGACGATCGGATCGCTCGCGGACGCACTCGTCGGACAGTTGCTCGCCGCGCCGACCAAGAGCCTGCGCGACGCCGCCGCGGAGGACGACTGGACGACGATTCAGACCGCGCTCGAGCTCTTCGATCCGGAGTTCGGCGCCGACCGGTCCACGCCGCCGGAGACCGACGGGCCACGCGAGGGGATGGATATGGACCGCGACGACATCCCCCAACACGTTCTCGAACGACTCGGCAAGGAGTGA
- a CDS encoding 4a-hydroxytetrahydrobiopterin dehydratase has product MSDVLDDDEVDRRLPDDWDRDGDEIVRVYPFDDYLDGVTFATRVAEVADEEFHHPELIVRYDEVEVRLTSHEAGGVTDADLRLADQFDAER; this is encoded by the coding sequence ATGTCCGACGTACTCGACGACGACGAGGTCGACCGCCGACTCCCCGACGACTGGGACCGCGACGGCGACGAAATCGTCCGCGTCTACCCCTTCGACGACTACCTCGACGGCGTCACGTTCGCCACGCGGGTGGCCGAAGTCGCCGACGAGGAGTTCCACCACCCCGAACTGATCGTCCGGTACGACGAGGTGGAGGTCCGACTGACGAGTCACGAGGCGGGCGGCGTCACCGACGCGGACCTCCGACTCGCGGACCAGTTCGACGCCGAGCGGTGA
- the lwrS gene encoding LWR-salt protein: MEAAYVFRVTFRLDPPSVGVDPDRFETVVTKPAAEPGTEGWLFFRDALWRGEVSDEAHLRSLATEWLSVPVTSVSFSELRADEAYVDALRGAIEASASFGDPPRDVLHAHLGSSIRVD, encoded by the coding sequence ATGGAGGCAGCGTACGTCTTCCGCGTGACGTTCCGGCTCGATCCCCCGTCCGTCGGCGTCGACCCCGATCGGTTCGAGACGGTCGTGACGAAGCCGGCGGCGGAGCCGGGGACGGAGGGGTGGCTGTTCTTCCGGGACGCCCTGTGGCGTGGCGAGGTGAGCGACGAGGCCCACCTGCGGTCGCTGGCCACGGAGTGGCTCTCGGTGCCCGTGACCTCGGTGTCGTTCAGCGAGTTACGCGCGGACGAGGCGTACGTGGACGCCCTGCGTGGGGCGATCGAGGCGTCCGCGTCGTTCGGCGACCCGCCGCGGGACGTGTTGCACGCCCACCTGGGGAGTTCGATCCGGGTCGACTAG
- a CDS encoding DUF7504 family protein, translating to MADDYEFRDLPVPPIRAGTSVLLTGPTHAGTRQLAFRLLAGSPDEGTIVITTNSRASRVIDDCRASGMTATPDRTGVVDCVDDGEDDSVAARVLTVSGPADLTGIGMRYSKLYQGFYEGGTDRVRTGVCSVSTLLSFSDLRTVSRFVHTVIGRIDSVDGFGVLFLDPETQDERTVSTVGQFCGGRIEVREGDDGPELRTRGLARGDGEWTPFDPRP from the coding sequence ATGGCTGACGACTACGAGTTCCGGGACCTCCCCGTTCCGCCGATCAGGGCGGGGACGAGCGTCCTCCTGACGGGGCCGACCCACGCCGGCACGCGACAACTCGCCTTCCGCCTTCTGGCCGGGTCACCCGACGAGGGCACGATAGTCATCACGACCAACTCCCGGGCGTCGCGGGTGATCGACGACTGCCGGGCCTCGGGCATGACCGCCACCCCCGACCGGACCGGGGTCGTCGACTGCGTCGACGACGGCGAGGACGACTCCGTGGCCGCGCGGGTCCTCACCGTCTCCGGCCCCGCCGACCTGACGGGCATCGGGATGCGCTACTCCAAACTGTACCAGGGGTTCTACGAGGGGGGGACCGACCGCGTCAGGACCGGGGTCTGCTCGGTGTCGACGCTGTTGTCGTTCAGCGACCTCCGGACCGTCTCGCGGTTCGTCCACACGGTCATCGGGCGGATCGACAGCGTCGACGGCTTCGGCGTCCTCTTCCTCGACCCCGAGACGCAGGACGAACGCACCGTCAGCACGGTCGGCCAGTTCTGTGGCGGCCGGATCGAGGTACGCGAGGGCGACGACGGGCCGGAGCTTCGAACCCGCGGACTGGCCCGAGGGGACGGCGAGTGGACGCCGTTCGACCCGCGACCCTAG
- a CDS encoding GAF domain-containing protein, whose amino-acid sequence MHVFCIDPDDESRRATRDALHDAGFDVSVFGTAADALDALDTTPVDCVVTEYDLPDGTGIELLDAVRDQTPDAACMLFTDASLETVDTEAFGDTVAEYLPKGPSARDRLPDLIRHSVGFRSQTAYPLPDDEDGRLAALDRYVEDANGVSATVDRLSRLAIALFDVRSAAIGFVDAHHEDFLACYGTGPDSLNREDTVCTYSILDDGVTVVEDVHDDPRFADNERLVEADIRFYAGAPLVTPDGHAIGVFCLHDAEPRSFSGRERELLAMLADETMEIIELRRQVRDATGGGVDG is encoded by the coding sequence ATGCACGTCTTCTGTATCGACCCCGACGACGAGTCGCGGCGGGCGACCCGGGACGCCCTCCACGACGCCGGCTTCGACGTCTCCGTCTTCGGGACGGCCGCGGACGCGCTCGACGCCCTCGACACGACGCCCGTCGACTGCGTCGTCACCGAGTACGACCTCCCCGACGGGACGGGGATCGAACTCCTCGATGCCGTCCGGGACCAGACGCCAGACGCCGCCTGCATGCTCTTCACCGACGCGTCGCTCGAGACGGTCGACACCGAGGCCTTCGGCGACACGGTCGCCGAGTACCTCCCCAAAGGCCCCAGCGCACGCGACCGCCTCCCGGATCTGATCCGTCACAGCGTCGGCTTCCGGAGCCAGACCGCCTACCCGCTCCCCGACGACGAGGACGGCCGCCTCGCCGCACTCGACCGGTACGTCGAGGACGCGAACGGGGTGTCCGCCACCGTCGACCGCCTCAGCCGACTCGCAATCGCGCTGTTCGACGTTCGATCGGCCGCCATCGGCTTCGTCGACGCCCACCACGAGGACTTCCTCGCGTGCTACGGTACCGGCCCCGACTCGCTGAACCGGGAGGACACCGTCTGTACGTACTCCATCCTCGACGACGGCGTCACCGTCGTTGAGGACGTGCACGACGACCCGCGGTTCGCCGACAACGAGCGCCTGGTCGAGGCCGACATCCGGTTCTACGCCGGTGCACCACTCGTCACGCCCGACGGCCACGCAATCGGCGTGTTCTGTCTCCACGACGCCGAACCGCGGTCGTTCTCCGGGCGCGAACGCGAACTCCTCGCCATGCTCGCCGACGAGACGATGGAGATCATCGAACTCCGCCGACAGGTCCGGGACGCGACGGGCGGTGGTGTGGATGGCTGA
- a CDS encoding HAD family hydrolase, with protein sequence MVAHAYDFWLFDLDGTLVDVDPAYARSVFDRVGDRLGRSFTEREMEVLWHGLSGERTPQLREWGIDPESFWAALHEAEDPAARVEATYLHDDAAFVADLDRPVGLVTHCQEYLAAPVLDRLDIRDWFDAVVMCTGEVGWKPDPAPVYRAMSDLGVEDGAAGVLAGDGPNDVGAAWNAGLDGVHVERHGPERRGQCVLGDYRVRNLDELRTAETTAVVGSD encoded by the coding sequence ATGGTCGCACACGCCTACGATTTCTGGCTGTTCGACCTCGACGGGACGCTGGTGGACGTGGACCCCGCCTACGCCCGGTCGGTGTTCGACCGCGTCGGCGACCGCCTCGGCCGCTCGTTCACCGAGCGCGAGATGGAGGTCCTCTGGCACGGGCTCTCCGGGGAGCGAACCCCACAACTCCGCGAGTGGGGGATCGACCCCGAGTCGTTTTGGGCTGCCCTCCACGAGGCCGAGGACCCGGCGGCACGCGTCGAGGCGACGTACCTCCACGACGACGCCGCCTTCGTCGCCGACCTCGACCGACCCGTGGGTCTCGTCACTCACTGTCAGGAGTATCTCGCCGCCCCGGTGCTCGACCGTCTCGACATCCGGGACTGGTTCGACGCAGTCGTGATGTGCACGGGCGAGGTGGGGTGGAAGCCCGACCCCGCGCCGGTGTATCGCGCCATGTCCGACCTCGGCGTCGAGGACGGGGCGGCGGGCGTCCTCGCGGGCGACGGCCCCAACGACGTGGGTGCGGCGTGGAACGCCGGCCTCGACGGCGTCCACGTCGAGCGCCACGGTCCGGAGCGCCGGGGGCAGTGTGTCCTCGGCGACTACCGGGTCCGGAACCTGGACGAACTGCGGACCGCCGAGACGACCGCGGTCGTCGGGAGCGACTGA
- a CDS encoding molybdopterin biosynthesis protein produces MTDRRQFRDLASPAEAREAIRSLDLTPDPETVPLDEARGRVLADRVDADLDVPGFDRASVDGYAVRARDTFGADEADPVVLDQVGTVHAGAEPDVTVREGTCAEISTGAVLPDGADAVVMVERTDEVDAGIAIRTAVAPGDRVMFAGADVAAGSRAFGPGTLITPREIGLLSALGVDEVPVRGTPTVGIVSTGDELVRPGGDLHSEAGQIYDVNSYTVAAGVEEAGGDPRLYPHAGDDYDEMERLLIEAADECDLVLSSGSTSASAVDVIYRVIESEGELLLHGVSVKPGKPMLVGRLEDSAYVGLPGYPVSALTIFRTFVAPAIRSAAGLPDPQTATVEGRMAVRERYGEGRTRLMPVGLVETEEGTLVYPVDKGSGATTSLVEADGVVEVDADTAYLAEGEAVTVQLFSPDVRPPTLLGVGEDDPALSRLLDRLERPRYLDVGSRQGRRRLRDGVPDVAVVSGPSDRDVDAVDLGGWTREWGLLVAPGADVSGLADLVDGDGRFVNRGGDSGLRASLDDELDRVADDRGVDRRDLTDAIDGYDLTVKGFESPARKVLSGAADAGLGLRATAAALDCEFVPLGTESVRVLANPDRTDKAGVAELEAALDAGLDDAVVDLPGFDPDR; encoded by the coding sequence ATGACGGACCGACGCCAGTTCCGCGACCTCGCCTCGCCCGCGGAGGCCCGCGAGGCGATCCGGAGCCTCGACCTGACGCCCGATCCGGAGACGGTCCCCCTCGACGAGGCGCGGGGGCGGGTCCTCGCCGACCGCGTCGACGCCGACCTCGACGTGCCGGGATTCGATCGCGCGAGCGTCGACGGCTACGCCGTCCGTGCCCGCGACACCTTCGGCGCCGACGAGGCCGACCCGGTCGTCCTCGACCAGGTGGGGACGGTCCACGCCGGGGCCGAACCGGACGTGACCGTCCGGGAGGGGACCTGTGCCGAGATATCGACCGGCGCGGTGTTGCCCGACGGGGCCGACGCCGTCGTGATGGTCGAGCGGACCGACGAGGTCGATGCGGGCATCGCGATCCGCACCGCGGTCGCGCCGGGCGACCGCGTCATGTTCGCGGGCGCCGACGTGGCCGCCGGGTCACGGGCCTTCGGTCCCGGAACCCTGATTACGCCCCGCGAGATCGGCCTCCTGTCGGCGCTCGGCGTCGACGAGGTGCCCGTCCGCGGCACGCCGACGGTCGGCATCGTCTCCACGGGCGACGAACTCGTCCGCCCGGGTGGCGACCTCCACAGCGAGGCCGGACAGATCTACGACGTCAACTCCTACACCGTCGCCGCCGGCGTCGAGGAGGCGGGCGGCGACCCGCGGCTCTACCCCCACGCCGGCGACGACTACGACGAGATGGAGCGCCTGCTGATCGAGGCCGCCGACGAGTGCGACCTCGTCCTCTCGTCGGGGTCGACCTCCGCCAGCGCGGTCGACGTGATCTACCGCGTCATCGAGAGCGAGGGTGAACTCCTCCTCCACGGCGTCTCGGTCAAGCCGGGCAAACCCATGCTCGTCGGCCGCTTGGAGGACTCAGCGTACGTCGGCCTCCCCGGATATCCGGTCTCGGCGCTCACCATCTTCCGCACCTTCGTCGCGCCGGCCATCCGGTCGGCCGCCGGCCTCCCCGACCCGCAGACGGCGACCGTCGAGGGCCGGATGGCCGTCCGCGAGCGGTACGGCGAGGGTCGCACCCGCCTGATGCCCGTCGGTCTCGTCGAGACCGAGGAGGGGACGCTCGTCTATCCCGTCGACAAGGGGAGCGGCGCGACGACGAGCCTGGTCGAGGCCGACGGCGTCGTCGAGGTGGACGCCGACACCGCCTACCTCGCCGAGGGCGAGGCCGTGACCGTCCAACTGTTCTCGCCCGACGTGCGCCCGCCGACCCTCCTGGGCGTCGGCGAGGACGACCCCGCGCTCTCTCGCCTCCTCGACCGGCTGGAGCGCCCCCGGTACCTCGACGTGGGGAGCCGGCAGGGGCGTCGCCGCCTCCGCGACGGCGTCCCCGACGTCGCCGTCGTCTCCGGTCCCTCGGACCGCGACGTCGACGCCGTCGACCTCGGTGGTTGGACCCGCGAGTGGGGGTTGCTCGTCGCTCCCGGCGCCGACGTGTCCGGACTGGCCGACCTGGTCGACGGTGACGGCCGCTTCGTCAACCGCGGCGGCGACTCCGGGCTCCGCGCCAGCCTGGACGACGAACTCGACCGGGTCGCCGACGACCGCGGTGTCGACCGCCGCGACCTCACGGACGCCATCGACGGCTACGACCTGACGGTCAAGGGGTTCGAGAGCCCGGCGCGGAAGGTGCTCTCGGGCGCGGCCGACGCCGGCCTCGGTCTCCGGGCCACCGCCGCGGCGCTCGACTGTGAGTTCGTCCCACTCGGTACCGAGTCCGTGCGCGTCCTTGCGAACCCGGACCGGACCGACAAGGCCGGTGTCGCCGAACTGGAAGCGGCCCTCGACGCGGGTCTCGACGACGCCGTCGTCGACCTCCCCGGCTTCGACCCCGACCGCTGA
- the glp gene encoding molybdopterin-binding protein produces MSHDDLEHAGFKDRTRVAAALETVLGAVTGHDRTERVALGRADGRTLAETVTAPRPVPGYDRAAMDGYAVRAADTFGATDRSPTVLREGDGDVRSGDAVRVHTGSDLPDGADAVVMIEQTEAVGDEIEVFDAVAEGENVGDVGEDVVEGEELYEPGHRLRPSDLGLLKSVGIDRVEVYEPPTVGVIPTGEELVQRDPGPGEVIETNGLTVSGFADRWGAVPTYRNVVDDDPNAIRAAIQRDLAKDVVVTTGGSSVGERDHTPEVVDDIGEVLVHGVALKPGHPVALGVVEGTPVVMLPGYPVACIVNAVQFLRPILKTAGNMPVPPHPTVEAQLDRKISSEPGTRTFARVRLADDDGDLPAAEPTRASGSGVLSSVALADGWVVVPEEREGFDAGETVAVEDWEWSA; encoded by the coding sequence ATGAGTCACGACGACCTCGAACACGCGGGGTTCAAGGACCGAACCCGCGTCGCTGCGGCCCTCGAGACCGTCCTCGGTGCGGTGACGGGCCACGACCGAACCGAACGGGTGGCCCTCGGCCGGGCCGACGGCCGGACGCTCGCCGAGACGGTCACTGCACCCCGACCGGTCCCCGGCTACGACCGTGCCGCCATGGACGGCTACGCCGTCCGAGCGGCCGACACCTTCGGCGCGACCGACCGCTCCCCGACCGTCCTCCGCGAGGGCGACGGCGACGTCCGATCCGGCGACGCCGTCCGCGTCCACACCGGGAGCGACCTCCCGGATGGTGCGGACGCCGTCGTCATGATCGAGCAAACCGAGGCCGTCGGCGACGAGATAGAGGTGTTCGACGCCGTCGCCGAGGGCGAGAACGTCGGCGACGTCGGCGAGGACGTGGTCGAGGGCGAGGAACTGTACGAGCCGGGACACCGCCTCCGTCCATCGGATCTCGGCCTCCTGAAGTCGGTCGGCATCGACCGAGTCGAGGTGTACGAACCGCCGACGGTCGGCGTGATCCCCACGGGCGAAGAACTCGTCCAGCGCGACCCCGGTCCCGGCGAGGTGATCGAGACCAACGGCCTGACCGTCTCGGGGTTCGCCGACCGCTGGGGTGCGGTTCCCACCTACCGGAACGTCGTCGACGACGACCCCAACGCCATTCGGGCCGCGATCCAGCGCGACCTCGCGAAGGACGTCGTCGTCACCACCGGCGGCTCCTCGGTCGGCGAACGCGACCACACGCCCGAGGTGGTCGACGACATCGGCGAGGTGCTCGTCCACGGCGTCGCCCTGAAGCCCGGCCACCCCGTCGCGCTCGGCGTGGTCGAGGGGACACCCGTCGTCATGCTACCGGGCTATCCCGTCGCCTGCATCGTCAACGCCGTCCAGTTCCTCCGGCCCATTCTCAAGACGGCCGGCAACATGCCCGTCCCGCCCCACCCGACCGTCGAGGCCCAGCTGGACCGGAAGATATCCAGCGAGCCCGGCACCCGGACGTTCGCGCGGGTTCGGCTGGCGGACGACGACGGCGACCTCCCCGCCGCCGAACCCACCCGCGCCAGCGGGTCGGGTGTCCTCTCCAGCGTCGCACTCGCGGACGGCTGGGTCGTCGTCCCCGAGGAGCGCGAGGGGTTCGACGCCGGCGAGACGGTTGCGGTCGAGGACTGGGAGTGGTCGGCGTGA
- a CDS encoding Hsp20/alpha crystallin family protein, whose amino-acid sequence MSAFRDALRDLPEAVFADLLESDDAYLLVLDLPGATAETVDVRVEMGRLEIEARREKTLPESFEYVREDRPLFLDAELPLPPDATGAGADGSMERGVLELRLPKYEAAPEQSVPIEDA is encoded by the coding sequence ATGTCAGCATTTCGGGACGCGCTTCGGGACCTCCCCGAGGCGGTGTTCGCGGATCTGCTCGAGAGCGACGACGCCTACCTCCTCGTCCTCGACCTGCCGGGCGCGACCGCCGAGACGGTCGACGTGCGGGTCGAGATGGGACGGCTCGAGATCGAGGCTCGGCGCGAGAAGACGCTCCCCGAGTCGTTCGAGTACGTCCGCGAGGATCGGCCGCTCTTTCTCGACGCCGAACTCCCACTGCCGCCGGACGCGACGGGTGCGGGGGCCGACGGGTCGATGGAACGGGGTGTCCTCGAACTCCGCCTCCCGAAGTACGAGGCCGCACCGGAGCAGTCCGTCCCGATCGAGGACGCGTAA